The genomic window GCCGATGGCGGTGCCCTGGTCGCGCTGAAAAGCGGCGAGCTCATCCAGCGTCGGGGTCAACAGGTCACCCAGCACCTGGTAGTCCTCCACGGACTTGTTCTGCGCGACCGCGAACACCTCCTGCTGGGCCCGGTCGACGACGACTTCGACCTCGGCGCCCTCCGCGCCCTCGTAGCCCAGCTGGACCACGCGTGTGCCGGCTTCCACCAACCGGCGCAGGATCGCCTTCTCCGACACAATCTCCGCGTAATAGCGCGCGTTGGCCGCCGTGGGCACCGAAGAGATCAGGGTGTGCAGATACGGCGCCCCGCCGATGCGCTCCAGCTCGTTGAGCCGGTCGAGCCGACCGGACACGATCACCGGATCAATGTCCGTGCCGGAAGAGTACAGATCCAGCATCGCCTGGTAGATCAGCTGATGCGCCGGGTAGTAGAAGTCCTCCGGCGCCAGCTCCTCGACCACCTCGGTGACCGTGTTCGGGCTGAGCAGCATCGCGCCGAGCACGCCCTGCTCCGCTTCCCGGTCGTGCGGGGGCTGCCGGAAATCGCCGTAGCGCTGCGGTTCGTCGCCGCCCCGGTTCCGGAAGCGTCGCTTACCGCCGAAACGTCCGTCACCGCCGCGGTTTCCGGACCAGGAGCCCTGGTCGGGGTCCTCCGGCTCCGGCGGCGGAACGAAGTCGTCGTCGAAGCTGTCAAAGTCGCCGGTGTTGTCGCCGGCTCCGCTGCTGGTGGTCATGATGCCTTTCCGCTGGGCTGCTCGTCGCCTCCCGAAGGGTCGCGGAGCCGCGCAGGGCGCCGGGCCGGGGGAGGTCAATGGATCTGAGTGTAAGGGGTTTTCCGGCCGACATGAAAGACGCCGGCCAGCTCCTGGGGAGAACTCTCATCCGCGTGGCCGGGCTGTTTCTGCGCACGCTATGACCTCTGGTTACGCACAAGGCCTGTGCACAACTTCGCTGGAATTAACCTGCTGTGGACGCTTCTGACAACCAATGTTCCACAGCGTTTGTGGATAACTCAGGTTGACGGTGCGTAAACGGCGTGTCTCCCCCACCCTGCCCTGTGGAGTCTTTGGGGATAACTGGGCACACCTTCTCCCGATTCCGGAGTATGCGCAGGTAGCGAACTCGAGTGTCTTGTGGATAGATTGTTGTCTTTCGTGGATAACTTCCTGACCAGCCCATTTGGTCGGGTTATTTTTCCCACGTCCGCAATGAATACACACGTTACGGCAGGTGAACCTGAGGTGAATTATCCACAGCTATCCACAGGGTGAGGATGGTACCCACAGAGCGACCACTTTGACCTGGCACACTGCCCCAAAAATGCGAATGCCCCCGCACCACGTGCGAGGGCATAAGCATGCTGTTGTCATGGGCTCGTATTAGAGCCGTCGATTACCGGTGGTAACTGTGTGAGTTACTGGGCAACGACCGAAAAGTTCACCTTGCCGGAAACCTCGGGGTGCAGTTTGACTACAACCTGGTAGTTACCGGTCTTCTTGACCAGACCCTTGGGCAGCTCAATGTTGCGCTTGTCCAGGGTCGGCCCGCCTGCCTTCTTGACGGCGTCAGCGAGGTCGCCCGCCTTGACGGAGCCGAAGAGCTTGCCGTTGGCCGAAGTCTTCACCGGCACGGTCACGTCGGTCAAGCCGTCGAGCTGCTCGCGCACCTCATGGGCGTGGTCGAGATCGCGGATTTCGCGGGCAGCCTGTGCACGCTTGATCTCCTCGATCTCCTTTTCTGCGCCACGGGTGGCCGGGATAGCCAGGCCCCGCGGAAGCAGGTAGTTGCGTCCGTAGCCGTTCTTGACCTCGACGATGTCGCCGGGAGCGCCAAGTTTGTCAACGGCAGCGGTGAGGATCAGTTTCATGATCCCTGCCTTTCGTTGTTTAAAAAGGGTGGTGGTTCGATGTGTGAAGCGACGAACTCGTCATTAGAACGGGGGTTCATCATCAGCGCCGGATCCGCCGAAACCGCCGGCCGAGGGCGCGGAGTTCCACGGATCGTTCGCCGGCGCCTGGTTCTGCTGGTTCGGATTGTTTCCGCCGGGGTTGCCACCGCCGCCGAAACCGCCGCCGGGGTTTCCGCCCCAGTTGCCGCCGCCACCAGCGTTGCCACCGCCGCCAAAGCCGCCGCCGGGGTTTCCGCCCCAGTTGCCGCCGCCACCAGCGTTGCCGCCACCGCCAAAGCCGCCGCCACCGCCGCCTTCACGCGGGGTGCGGTTGACCTGGGCGGTCGCGAACTTCAGGGAGGGGCCGACCTCGTCGACCTCCACCTCGTAGACGGTGCGGTTGTCGCCGTCCTTGGTCTGGTAGGAGCGCTGCTTCAGACGGCCGTTGACGATGACGCGCATACCCTTCGAGAGGCTTTCCGCGACATTCTCGGCTGCCTGGCGCCACACGTTGCAGGTCAGGAACAGGGCCTCGCCATCCTCGTACTGACCCGCATCGCGGTT from Corynebacterium maris DSM 45190 includes these protein-coding regions:
- the rplI gene encoding 50S ribosomal protein L9, with the translated sequence MKLILTAAVDKLGAPGDIVEVKNGYGRNYLLPRGLAIPATRGAEKEIEEIKRAQAAREIRDLDHAHEVREQLDGLTDVTVPVKTSANGKLFGSVKAGDLADAVKKAGGPTLDKRNIELPKGLVKKTGNYQVVVKLHPEVSGKVNFSVVAQ
- a CDS encoding single-stranded DNA-binding protein, translating into MAIGDTPITLVGNVVADPELRFTPSGAAVANFRVASTPRVYNRDAGQYEDGEALFLTCNVWRQAAENVAESLSKGMRVIVNGRLKQRSYQTKDGDNRTVYEVEVDEVGPSLKFATAQVNRTPREGGGGGGFGGGGNAGGGGNWGGNPGGGFGGGGNAGGGGNWGGNPGGGFGGGGNPGGNNPNQQNQAPANDPWNSAPSAGGFGGSGADDEPPF